A single genomic interval of Camelina sativa cultivar DH55 chromosome 11, Cs, whole genome shotgun sequence harbors:
- the LOC104721972 gene encoding uncharacterized protein LOC104721972, producing the protein MNHIKQFFLAIYIFLAVTCQDHVLASRATTKDIIVPKISEWQVTVVNGLTTNETLFIHCKSKEDDLGEISLIRFRDRFSWNFGENVLHSTLFWCYMSKDDGHMNVNVFWDDVILFHRCGWKNCVWTAKTDGLYLWYYASGEDVLSEKWEVGW; encoded by the coding sequence atgaatcacatcaaacaattttttttggcaatctACATATTTCTAGCCGTAACATGCCAAGATCATGTTTTAGCCAGCAGAGCCACGACGAAAGACATCATAGTCCCAAAGATTTCTGAGTGGCAAGTCACGGTGGTTAACGGTTTGACCACTAATGAAACTCTTTTCATCCATTGTAAATCTAAGGAAGACGATCTAGGTGAAATTAGCCTGATCAGATTTAGAGATCGATTTTCTTGGAACTTCGGAGAAAATGTGCTTCATTCAACTTTGTTTTGGTGCTATATGAGCAAAGATGATGGTCATATGAATGTAAACGTGTTTTGGGATGATGTTATTTTGTTCCATAGATGTGGTTGGAAGAATTGCGTTTGGACCGCAAAGACTGATGGCCTTTATCTTTGGTATTATGCGAGCGGTGAAGATGTATTGTCGGAGAAATGGGAAGTTGGATGGTGA